Proteins encoded within one genomic window of Dethiobacter alkaliphilus AHT 1:
- a CDS encoding ABC transporter ATP-binding protein: MMIEVSSLQKEYGDKLALKGIDFSVADGEVFGFLGPNGAGKTTTLKILAGQLQPTGGQATILGMDVTTQKQVVQLNIGFVPEKTNLYERLTVAQNLQFFCRLYNCKADNMDEYLHKVDLLKEKNTPVKQLSKGMKQKVLLVRALLHRPKLLFLDEPTSGLDPTSADNMHRILQDINKAGTTVFLTSHNMEEVEKLCHRVAFLNEGRIVAQGSPEELKLQYADRTLRVLLDDGSKEEKVLDMDCKETSTLVSCWLRHGKVRAIHSSEPTLADIFVKVTGRDF, encoded by the coding sequence ATGATGATAGAAGTTTCTTCTTTGCAGAAAGAATATGGCGATAAGCTGGCCTTGAAAGGAATCGACTTTTCGGTGGCTGACGGAGAAGTTTTTGGGTTTTTGGGACCAAACGGGGCGGGTAAAACCACCACGCTGAAAATCCTCGCCGGTCAACTCCAGCCCACCGGTGGTCAGGCAACCATTCTGGGTATGGATGTTACAACCCAAAAACAAGTGGTACAGTTAAATATCGGCTTTGTGCCGGAGAAAACCAACCTTTATGAGCGGCTGACAGTGGCCCAGAACCTGCAGTTTTTCTGCCGCCTGTATAACTGTAAGGCAGATAACATGGATGAGTATCTGCATAAGGTGGATTTGCTCAAGGAAAAGAACACACCGGTAAAACAGCTCTCCAAGGGAATGAAACAAAAAGTGCTGTTGGTGCGGGCACTGCTGCACCGGCCCAAGCTATTGTTTCTGGATGAGCCCACCTCCGGTCTGGATCCCACCTCGGCAGACAACATGCACCGGATTTTACAGGATATCAACAAAGCAGGGACCACAGTTTTTCTCACCTCACACAACATGGAAGAGGTGGAGAAACTCTGCCACCGGGTGGCCTTTCTAAATGAGGGGCGGATTGTAGCCCAAGGGTCGCCGGAGGAGCTGAAACTGCAGTATGCCGACCGTACCCTGCGTGTCCTGCTGGATGACGGGTCAAAAGAAGAAAAAGTGTTGGATATGGACTGTAAGGAAACATCCACGTTGGTGTCCTGCTGGTTACGGCACGGAAAAGTAAGGGCCATTCATTCCAGTGAACCAACCCTGGCCGATATTTTCGTAAAAGTTACCGGGAGGGATTTTTAA
- a CDS encoding ABC transporter permease, which yields MNMGRISAIFIKEAQDIRTNMNLLTMFVIPVALTMIYKNFIPEMPDGFALGMGLLFLATLVGMYVPAMTIAEEKEKRTLEVLTLSPAKPAEVFVGKGLLTFVSVLLTMVVLLLVVGSEAGTLPVIVVGMTLTAVVCIFIGMLIGLLSQNQMATGVVGMPVYMVFMLVPLLASHEPQDFIGTLAGFLPTHHFFQMLRLTLDEGQGLAQMGPQLAFLSASILVAFLLLMVVYRRKGLEQS from the coding sequence ATGAATATGGGACGCATTTCAGCAATTTTTATCAAAGAAGCGCAGGATATCCGCACAAATATGAATCTGTTGACAATGTTTGTAATCCCGGTGGCACTGACCATGATCTACAAGAATTTCATTCCGGAAATGCCCGACGGCTTTGCCCTGGGCATGGGGCTGTTGTTTTTGGCCACTTTGGTGGGGATGTATGTACCGGCTATGACCATCGCCGAGGAAAAGGAAAAAAGGACCCTGGAGGTGCTTACCCTGTCCCCGGCCAAACCGGCAGAGGTATTTGTTGGTAAAGGGCTTTTAACCTTTGTGTCGGTACTTCTTACCATGGTTGTATTACTGTTGGTTGTGGGCAGTGAAGCAGGGACATTGCCGGTTATCGTGGTGGGGATGACTCTTACTGCAGTGGTTTGTATTTTCATCGGTATGCTCATCGGATTGTTGTCACAGAATCAGATGGCCACCGGGGTGGTGGGCATGCCGGTTTATATGGTCTTTATGCTGGTGCCTCTGTTAGCTTCACACGAGCCGCAGGATTTTATCGGTACCCTGGCAGGATTTCTCCCCACTCACCATTTCTTTCAGATGCTGCGCCTGACACTGGATGAAGGGCAGGGCCTGGCGCAAATGGGGCCCCAGTTGGCGTTTTTATCAGCAAGTATTCTGGTGGCATTTTTGCTGCTGATGGTTGTCTACAGGCGCAAAGGCCTGGAGCAGAGTTAA
- a CDS encoding ATP-binding cassette domain-containing protein, which produces MLRNTVLEARDIWKGNGRQSWVLHGIRLEIMEGDFIAILGGPAAGKTTLLKVLSFRDAPDQGAVYFEGRLVGRTGARELEQMCSERVWFIDGGLEKEKIQPNGRLAAVLLDEPEREHELPKQIRDLNRAGVAVVLATRNPEVASLAPLIYKLNDGKLEKLTDGEKME; this is translated from the coding sequence ATGCTGCGTAATACCGTACTGGAAGCAAGGGATATCTGGAAAGGAAACGGCAGGCAGTCCTGGGTGCTGCACGGTATCCGGCTGGAGATTATGGAAGGGGATTTCATTGCCATCCTTGGCGGGCCTGCCGCAGGGAAAACCACTTTGCTTAAAGTGCTGAGCTTTCGGGATGCACCGGACCAGGGCGCTGTTTATTTTGAGGGGCGCCTGGTGGGGCGCACCGGAGCCCGGGAACTGGAGCAGATGTGTTCAGAGCGTGTCTGGTTTATAGACGGAGGCCTGGAGAAGGAAAAAATTCAGCCCAACGGGCGCCTGGCTGCGGTTCTCCTTGATGAGCCTGAGCGGGAACATGAACTGCCAAAACAGATTCGGGATTTAAACCGCGCCGGTGTGGCGGTGGTGCTGGCCACCCGCAATCCTGAAGTGGCTTCTCTTGCTCCCTTGATCTATAAACTAAACGACGGCAAGCTGGAAAAGCTAACCGACGGGGAAAAAATGGAATGA
- a CDS encoding hydrolase: MLSKDECVLVVIDVQGKLAHMMHNKEDLFNNIQIMIQGAKALDIPVIWVEQYPEGLGGTIEEIADLLEGAPVEKVTFNSCLNDEFVKTLSSYNRQQVLVVGIETHICVYQTVMGLLKAEYDVHVVADGVSSRTEDNKLIGLEKMKDGGAHITSTETTLFELVRIAEGQEFKEILKLVK, from the coding sequence ATGCTCAGCAAAGATGAATGCGTATTGGTTGTGATCGATGTGCAGGGGAAACTGGCACATATGATGCACAACAAAGAGGACCTGTTTAATAATATCCAAATCATGATTCAGGGGGCAAAAGCCCTGGATATACCGGTAATCTGGGTGGAGCAGTATCCGGAAGGGTTGGGAGGTACCATCGAGGAGATTGCCGACCTTCTGGAGGGAGCACCGGTGGAAAAGGTGACCTTTAATTCCTGTTTAAATGATGAATTTGTAAAGACTCTGTCCTCTTATAACAGGCAGCAGGTATTGGTGGTGGGTATTGAAACCCATATCTGTGTTTACCAGACCGTTATGGGCCTGCTTAAAGCCGAATATGATGTGCATGTGGTGGCCGACGGTGTTTCTTCCCGAACCGAGGATAATAAACTAATCGGGCTGGAAAAGATGAAGGACGGCGGGGCTCATATTACCAGCACCGAAACAACATTATTTGAGTTGGTACGAATTGCCGAGGGGCAGGAGTTTAAAGAAATACTGAAGCTGGTTAAGTAG
- a CDS encoding GIY-YIG nuclease family protein, with protein sequence MAAFVYILKCADDTLYTGWTTCLKKRVRMHNSGKAAKYTRARLPVEIVWWEEYEKKEDAMRREREIKGFPRSAKMELIIAATNG encoded by the coding sequence ATGGCGGCGTTTGTCTATATTTTAAAGTGTGCCGATGATACCCTGTATACCGGCTGGACAACGTGTCTGAAAAAGCGGGTTAGAATGCATAACAGCGGCAAAGCTGCCAAATATACCAGAGCCAGGCTGCCTGTAGAAATAGTCTGGTGGGAGGAGTACGAAAAAAAAGAAGATGCCATGCGGCGGGAGCGGGAGATTAAAGGATTTCCCCGTTCTGCTAAAATGGAACTTATTATTGCCGCCACCAATGGGTAA